One part of the Macaca mulatta isolate MMU2019108-1 chromosome 6, T2T-MMU8v2.0, whole genome shotgun sequence genome encodes these proteins:
- the LOC114678780 gene encoding annexin-2 receptor-like: protein MEQHFLGCVKRPWDSPEVAPEPGFPPIVSSEDRGPWPLPLYPVLGEYSLDSCDLGLLSSPCWRLPGVYWQNGLFPGVQSTLEPGTAKSPEFGWPGTQKQQEASVEEVGQGEEPDRLTLQQLSWCSPPRSWNRQQDTDVSDSGCLLEGRHPPALHLWRHPPGGFSDCLERILRVGFAAFSVLWACCLRICGAKQP from the coding sequence ATGGAGCAACATTTTCTTGGCTGTGTGAAGCGGCCTTGGGATTCCCCCGAGGTGGCGCCAGAGCCCGGGTTTCCGCCTATTGTGAGTTCAGAAGATCGTGGGCCGTGGCCCCTCCCTTTGTATCCAGTACTAGGAGAGTACTCATTGGACAGCTGTGATTTGGGACTGCTTTCCAGTCCTTGCTGGCGGCTACCGGGAGTCTATTGGCAAAACGGACTCTTTCCTGGAGTCCAGAGCACCTTGGAACCAGGTACAGCGAAGTCCCCTGAGTTCGGTTGGCCGGGGACACAGAAGCAGCAAGAGGCATCCGTGGAAgaggtggggcagggagaggaaCCCGACAGACTCACGCTCCAGCAGCTTTCCTGGTGCAGTCCTCCGCGTTCCTGGAACAGACAGCAGGACACCGACGTCTCTGACAGCGGGTGCCTTTTGGAAGGCCGCCATCCTCCTGCCCTCCATCTGTGGCGCCACCCCCCGGGGGGTTTCTCAGACTGCCTGGAGCGGATTCTTCGCGTTGGTTTTGCCGCGTTCTCTGTACTCTGGGCGTGCTGCCTACGAATCTGTGGAGCTAAACAGCCTTAG